In Chitinophaga oryzae, the sequence CCGTACTGGGTAAGGCTGCTGATTACATCCTTACCGGAAAACGTGTTCCACGTCGGCGCATATACGGCATAACTGTTATTGTAGGCAAGATTATAGGAGGTATTATAATCTACAGCAAACGTAGCGTGGAAGGAAAGCCCTTTCAGCAAATTTCTGAGGTCTGCATTCACGCCGGTATTGAACAGGAATTGCCGGCTTATATACCGGTTGTTGCCACCGGCATAGATAGCAGCAAAAGGGTTGGTCTGGTCCAGCTGTGTGCCACCCAGCAAATACTTCCCGTCAATAATATGGTTACTGTTTTTCACCAGCACATTGGCCGCTTCATCATCCGGCCGCAGCATGTCTATGGGAATAAGCGGCGCAAAACGATAGGGGCGCAAGGTGGACGCACTGCTCCAATAATCGGTATTTACCCCTCTTCCGGTATAGAAGACAGCGCTGGCGTCTATATTACAGGAAATATAATCATTCAGGTTAACGTCTACGTTACCACGCAGATTGAGGCGGTCCGATTTCCCATTTTGGCGGGCCTCCCCAAAGTTGAGCAGGGATCCGGAAGTCTGATAGCCGATATTGGTATAATAGCGGGCCTTCTCATTTCCACCGGATATCTCCGCCGTTACATCATAACGGCTAAAAAATTTTTTGAGGTATTCATCTGAATAATAATCTACGTCGGGGTACCTGTATTTATTTTTGCCGGAGGCATAATGGTCAATGGTTTCAGGGGTATACAGGTCTGCAAGGCCGTCATTGCGGCGCGCCTCATTATAGAGCGTCATATACTCAGCAGATCCCAGGTAGGCGGGATATGCTTTAGGGACCCTGATCCCCCGTTTGCTCTTACATCTATCCGCTGGTTGCCGGGTTTTCCTCTTTTGGTGGTAATATATATCACGCCTTTCGCAGCCCGGCTGCCATATAACGCTACTGCATTTACCCCTTTGAGAAAAGAAACCTGGTCTATTTCCGTGGGTAATACATTAGTGGCATCGCGGGGTACTCCGTCGATCACGAGCAGGTAAGTGCCCATTCCCCACATACTATTGCCATTAAAACCATTGGCCCAGCTCTCCATATTCTCGAGGC encodes:
- a CDS encoding TonB-dependent receptor plug domain-containing protein — translated: MKAFIAAIVLTGLVQMTQAQDTTGTIISNAPDSNTAQAAFRRVHRNELPGGIAVVDVASQMTQNYMNYSLENMESWANGFNGNSMWGMGTYLLVIDGVPRDATNVLPTEIDQVSFLKGVNAVALYGSRAAKGVIYITTKRGKPGNQRIDVRANGGSGSLKHIPPTWDLLSI